The sequence GCCGGTGACTTCGTCATCGTCATCAACGCCGACAAGGTGCGCGTGAGCGGCAACAAGGCCAGCCAGAAGCTCTATCGCCGCCACTCCGGGCGCCCCGGTGGCATGAAGACCGAAACCTTCGCCCACCTCCAGGCCCGCCTTCCCGAGCGGATCGTGGAGAAGGCGATCAAGGGCATGCTTCCCCACAACGCCCTCGGCCGTCAGCTGTTCCGCAAGCTGAAGGTGTACAAGGGCACCGAGCATCCCCACACCGCCCAGAAGCCCCAGCCCCTCGCCCTCGATCCTGCCGCCGCCGCCCAATGAGCACCTCCAACGTCGTCTACTGGGGCACCGGTCGCCGCAAGACCGCCGTGGCCCGTGTCCGTGTCGTGCCCGGCAGCGGCAGCGTCACGATCAACGGCCGTCCCGGCGATAACTACCTGAACTACAACCCCGTCTACCTGGCGGCGGTCAAAGCCCCCCTCAACACCCTGGGGCTCGCCACCGACTACGACCTGCTGGTGAACGTGCGCGGCGGTGGCCTCACCGGCCAGGCCGATGCCATCAAGCAGGGCGCTGCCCGGGCCCTGTGCGAGCTGTCCCCTGACAACCGCAAACCGCTCAAGACGGAGGGCCACCTCAGCCGCGACCCCCGGGCCAAGGAACGCCGCAAGTACGGCCTCAAGAAAGCCCGTAAGGCGCCCCAGTTCTCGAAGCGCTGATCTTCAA is a genomic window of Cyanobium sp. NS01 containing:
- the rplM gene encoding 50S ribosomal protein L13, with the translated sequence MNKTPLPSVDSLDRQWFVVDAENQTLGRLASEVASVLRGKNKPCYTPHLDAGDFVIVINADKVRVSGNKASQKLYRRHSGRPGGMKTETFAHLQARLPERIVEKAIKGMLPHNALGRQLFRKLKVYKGTEHPHTAQKPQPLALDPAAAAQ
- the rpsI gene encoding 30S ribosomal protein S9, whose protein sequence is MSTSNVVYWGTGRRKTAVARVRVVPGSGSVTINGRPGDNYLNYNPVYLAAVKAPLNTLGLATDYDLLVNVRGGGLTGQADAIKQGAARALCELSPDNRKPLKTEGHLSRDPRAKERRKYGLKKARKAPQFSKR